A genomic segment from Castor canadensis chromosome 1, mCasCan1.hap1v2, whole genome shotgun sequence encodes:
- the Znf408 gene encoding zinc finger protein 408 isoform X1 — translation MEEVEEVPLEGRLLQLSPEPRLGPDPGWSPSGKGCTQSLKDFPPGLSPAIIAIKSLPWGLAVGPSRAREQHLGVWCVGESLQPGVHWGPLEEEYVSEKSQGVKPRQEEDLLLGSGGAVCAWEQSSGWITLVQHGRLESEGNVTLVWINKRLHLKVYQVVLPGFELLLWPQSPPEVLSPTQPTLEEEAAVVVVTEEKSAVQKEVASPREDAAEPSSDPGYQSPHSIQAENTMSPGSVSQTQDQPSKDTQTLGTLLQDGSMDEKLPLQAQRPPEPQSSSITQQDPEGIEASLLPSSRDTQLHAFLAKKSHGPSDQCLPRTKTSESGAQNSGFPVLLLSPSGPARNSPKQVRRHRCGECGKAFLQLCHLKKHAFVHTGHKPFLCTECGKSYSSEESFKAHMLGHRGVRPFPCPQCNKAYGTRRDLKEHQVVHSGARPFTCDQCGKAFARRPSLRLHHKTHQVPAAPAPCPCPVCGQHLANQGSLRNHMRLHTGEKPFLCPHCGRAFRQRGNLRGHMRLHTGERPYCCPHCADAFPQLPELRRHLISHTGEAHLCPVCGKALRDPHTLRAHERLHSGERPFPCPHCGRAYTLATKLRRHLKSHLADKPYRCPTCDMGYTLPQSLKRHQLSHQPQGPPNPISVPSAASEPTVVLLQTEPELLDTCSQQEASPDRDVVEVAISESQEKCFVVPEEPGSSPSLMLIHKDIGFGGWAEVVEVETGT, via the exons atggaggaggtggaggaggtgcCCTTAGAGGGGAGGTTGCTGCAGCTCT CCCCGGAGCCGCGCCTGGGCCCAGACCCAGGATGGAGCCCTTCGGGGAAAGGCTGTACTCAGAGTCTCAAAGACTTCCCGCCCGGGCTGAGCCCAGCCATCATCGCCATAAAGAGCCTCCCCTGGGGCTTGGCTGTGGGCCCTTCACGCGCCAGGGAGCAGCACTTGGGCGTCTGGTGTGTCGGGGAATCCCTGCAGCCCGGAGTACACTGGGGGCCGCTGGAAGAGGAGTATGTCTCCGAGAAGAGTCAGGGAGTGAAGCCACGTCAGGAGGAG GACCTGTTATTAGGCTCTGGGGGAGCTGTGTGTGCCTGGGAGCAGAGTTCAGGCTGGATCAC TTTGGTGCAGCACGGAAGGCTGGAGAGTGAGGGAAATGTGACCCTGGTTTGGATCAACAAGAGGCTCCACCTGAAGGTGTACCAGGTTGTGCTGCCAGGCTTTGAGCTATTACTGTGGCCCCAGTCTCCCCCAGAGGTCCTGAGCCCTACACAGCCCACGCTAGAGGAAGAGGCAGCTGTAGTAGTGGTGACAGAAGAGAAGTCTGCTGTACAAAAAGAAGTGGCCTCCCCCAGAGAGGATGCAGCAGAACCTAGTTCAG ACCCTGGTTACCAATCACCACACAGTATCCAGGCAGAGAATACAATGAGCCCTGGATCTGTGTCCCAAACACAGGACCAACCTTCCAAAGATACCCAAACCCTTGGCACATTGCTTCAAGATGGCAGCATGGATGAGAAGCTCCCACTCCAGGCACAAAGGCCACCTGAACCTCAGAGCAGCTCGATCACCCAGCAGGACCCAGAGGGCATTGAAGCCAGTTTATTACCTTCGTCTAGAGACACCCAGCTGCATGCCTTTCTGGCCAAGAAGTCACATGGCCCCAGTGATCAATGCCTGCCCAGAACAAAGACCTCAGAGTCTGGAGCCCAGAACTCTGGCTTCCCTGTACTCTTGCTGAGCCCTTCTGGCCCAGCAAGAAACTCCCCAAAGCAGGTACGGCGGCACCGGTGTGGGGAGTGTGGCAAGGCTTTCCTGCAGCTGTGTCACCTAAAGAAGCACGCATTTGTACACACAGGCCACAAGCCTTTTCTGTGCACCGAGTGTGGCAAGAGCTACAGCTCAGAGGAGAGCTTCAAAGCCCATATGCTGGGCCACCGTGGGGTGCGACCCTTCCCCTGTCCACAGTGTAACAAGGCCTATGGCACCCGGCGAGACCTCAAAGAGCACCAGGTGGTACATTCAGGTGCCCGGCCCTTTACGTGCGACCAGTGTGGCAAGGCCTTCGCCCGACGGCCCTCCCTGCGGCTGCATCACAAGACCCATCAGGTGCCAGCTGCCCCTGCTCCATGCCCATGCCCAGTGTGTGGGCAGCACCTGGCCAACCAGGGCTCCTTGCGGAACCACATGCGGCTCCACACAGGGGAGAAACCCTTCCTGTGCCCACACTGTGGCCGGGCATTCCGCCAGCGGGGCAACCTGCGTGGACACATGCGGCTCCACACAGGGGAGCGTCCTTACTGCTGCCCACACTGCGCAGATGCTTTTCCCCAGCTGCCCGAGCTGCGGCGCCATCTCATCTCCCACACTGGGGAGGCCCACTTGTGCCCCGTGTGTGGAAAGGCCCTCCGAGACCCACATACCCTCCGTGCTCATGAGCGCCTGCACTCAGGAGAAAGGCCCTTCCCATGCCCCCATTGTGGCCGTGCTTACACACTGGCCACCAAGCTGCGACGTCACCTCAAATCTCACCTGGCGGACAAGCCCTACCGCTGCCCTACCTGTGACATGGGCTACACCCTCCCTCAAAGCCTCAAGCGGCACCAGCTCAGTCACCAGCCCCAGGGACCTCCCAACCCCATCTCTGTGCCTTCTGCTGCCTCTGAGCCCACTGTGGTGCTCCTTCAGACTGAGCCAGAGCTGCTGGACACATGCAGCCAGCAGGAAGCGTCCCCAGACAGGGATGTTGTTGAGGTCGCCATTTCAGAGAGCCAGGAAAAGTGCTTCGTGGTGCCAGAGGAGCCAGGCTCCAGCCCCAGCCTAATGCTAATTCATAAGGACATAGGCTTTGGTGGTTGGGCTGAGGTGgtggaggtggagacaggcaccTAA
- the Znf408 gene encoding zinc finger protein 408 isoform X2, whose amino-acid sequence MSPGSVSQTQDQPSKDTQTLGTLLQDGSMDEKLPLQAQRPPEPQSSSITQQDPEGIEASLLPSSRDTQLHAFLAKKSHGPSDQCLPRTKTSESGAQNSGFPVLLLSPSGPARNSPKQVRRHRCGECGKAFLQLCHLKKHAFVHTGHKPFLCTECGKSYSSEESFKAHMLGHRGVRPFPCPQCNKAYGTRRDLKEHQVVHSGARPFTCDQCGKAFARRPSLRLHHKTHQVPAAPAPCPCPVCGQHLANQGSLRNHMRLHTGEKPFLCPHCGRAFRQRGNLRGHMRLHTGERPYCCPHCADAFPQLPELRRHLISHTGEAHLCPVCGKALRDPHTLRAHERLHSGERPFPCPHCGRAYTLATKLRRHLKSHLADKPYRCPTCDMGYTLPQSLKRHQLSHQPQGPPNPISVPSAASEPTVVLLQTEPELLDTCSQQEASPDRDVVEVAISESQEKCFVVPEEPGSSPSLMLIHKDIGFGGWAEVVEVETGT is encoded by the coding sequence ATGAGCCCTGGATCTGTGTCCCAAACACAGGACCAACCTTCCAAAGATACCCAAACCCTTGGCACATTGCTTCAAGATGGCAGCATGGATGAGAAGCTCCCACTCCAGGCACAAAGGCCACCTGAACCTCAGAGCAGCTCGATCACCCAGCAGGACCCAGAGGGCATTGAAGCCAGTTTATTACCTTCGTCTAGAGACACCCAGCTGCATGCCTTTCTGGCCAAGAAGTCACATGGCCCCAGTGATCAATGCCTGCCCAGAACAAAGACCTCAGAGTCTGGAGCCCAGAACTCTGGCTTCCCTGTACTCTTGCTGAGCCCTTCTGGCCCAGCAAGAAACTCCCCAAAGCAGGTACGGCGGCACCGGTGTGGGGAGTGTGGCAAGGCTTTCCTGCAGCTGTGTCACCTAAAGAAGCACGCATTTGTACACACAGGCCACAAGCCTTTTCTGTGCACCGAGTGTGGCAAGAGCTACAGCTCAGAGGAGAGCTTCAAAGCCCATATGCTGGGCCACCGTGGGGTGCGACCCTTCCCCTGTCCACAGTGTAACAAGGCCTATGGCACCCGGCGAGACCTCAAAGAGCACCAGGTGGTACATTCAGGTGCCCGGCCCTTTACGTGCGACCAGTGTGGCAAGGCCTTCGCCCGACGGCCCTCCCTGCGGCTGCATCACAAGACCCATCAGGTGCCAGCTGCCCCTGCTCCATGCCCATGCCCAGTGTGTGGGCAGCACCTGGCCAACCAGGGCTCCTTGCGGAACCACATGCGGCTCCACACAGGGGAGAAACCCTTCCTGTGCCCACACTGTGGCCGGGCATTCCGCCAGCGGGGCAACCTGCGTGGACACATGCGGCTCCACACAGGGGAGCGTCCTTACTGCTGCCCACACTGCGCAGATGCTTTTCCCCAGCTGCCCGAGCTGCGGCGCCATCTCATCTCCCACACTGGGGAGGCCCACTTGTGCCCCGTGTGTGGAAAGGCCCTCCGAGACCCACATACCCTCCGTGCTCATGAGCGCCTGCACTCAGGAGAAAGGCCCTTCCCATGCCCCCATTGTGGCCGTGCTTACACACTGGCCACCAAGCTGCGACGTCACCTCAAATCTCACCTGGCGGACAAGCCCTACCGCTGCCCTACCTGTGACATGGGCTACACCCTCCCTCAAAGCCTCAAGCGGCACCAGCTCAGTCACCAGCCCCAGGGACCTCCCAACCCCATCTCTGTGCCTTCTGCTGCCTCTGAGCCCACTGTGGTGCTCCTTCAGACTGAGCCAGAGCTGCTGGACACATGCAGCCAGCAGGAAGCGTCCCCAGACAGGGATGTTGTTGAGGTCGCCATTTCAGAGAGCCAGGAAAAGTGCTTCGTGGTGCCAGAGGAGCCAGGCTCCAGCCCCAGCCTAATGCTAATTCATAAGGACATAGGCTTTGGTGGTTGGGCTGAGGTGgtggaggtggagacaggcaccTAA